The Cylindrospermopsis curvispora GIHE-G1 genome contains a region encoding:
- the kaiB gene encoding circadian clock protein KaiB: protein MNKTKKTYVLKLYVAGNTPNSVRALNTLKNILEQEFQGVYALKVIDVLKNPQLAEEDKILATPTLSKILPPPVRKIIGDLSDRERVLIGLDLLYEELSEEEWDNTDDHKIEEIN, encoded by the coding sequence ATGAATAAAACCAAAAAGACTTATGTATTAAAGCTATATGTAGCTGGTAACACGCCCAACTCTGTGAGAGCATTAAACACATTAAAAAACATATTAGAGCAGGAATTTCAAGGAGTCTATGCTTTAAAAGTGATAGACGTTCTGAAGAATCCACAATTAGCAGAGGAAGATAAAATTCTAGCCACACCTACACTGTCAAAGATTTTACCACCGCCAGTGCGGAAGATCATTGGAGATTTGTCTGATCGGGAGAGGGTCTTAATAGGTCTCGACTTACTCTATGAAGAACTGAGCGAGGAGGAGTGGGATAACACAGATGATCACAAAATTGAGGAAATAAACTAG